From the Rhodoferax mekongensis genome, one window contains:
- the cysD gene encoding sulfate adenylyltransferase subunit CysD — translation MNAMTEPTHFDRLSNQHLDALEEETIFILREVAAAFERPALLFSGGKDSLVMLKCAEKAFGVGRIPYPLLMIDTGHNFHEVTDFRDFRAKELGAELIVRSVEDSMARGTVRLAHPGESRNVHQSVTLLEAIDEFRFDALIGGARRDEEKARAKERIFSHRDSFGQWQPKAQRPELWTLFNTRLQPGEHFRVFPISNWTELDVWQYIEREKIALPSLYYTHKRDVVERKGLLVPVTDLTPAKEGETIESRDVRFRTVGDITCTCPVESLAATAADIVIETLQADVSERGATRMDDKTSEASMEKRKKDGYF, via the coding sequence ATGAACGCCATGACTGAACCCACCCATTTCGACCGCCTCTCCAACCAGCATCTGGATGCGCTGGAAGAAGAAACCATCTTCATCCTGCGCGAGGTGGCGGCTGCGTTTGAGCGCCCCGCCCTGCTGTTCTCGGGCGGCAAGGATTCGCTGGTCATGCTCAAGTGCGCAGAGAAGGCCTTTGGCGTCGGCCGCATTCCCTACCCCCTGCTGATGATCGACACCGGCCACAACTTCCATGAAGTGACCGACTTCCGCGACTTCCGCGCCAAGGAACTGGGCGCCGAATTGATCGTGCGCAGTGTTGAGGACTCGATGGCCCGTGGCACCGTGCGCCTGGCCCACCCGGGCGAGAGCCGCAATGTGCACCAGTCGGTCACGCTGCTCGAAGCCATCGACGAGTTCCGCTTTGATGCCTTGATCGGCGGTGCCCGCCGTGATGAAGAAAAGGCCCGCGCCAAGGAGCGCATTTTTTCGCATCGCGACAGCTTCGGCCAGTGGCAGCCCAAGGCCCAGCGCCCTGAGCTGTGGACCCTGTTCAACACCCGCTTGCAGCCCGGCGAGCACTTCCGCGTGTTCCCCATCAGCAACTGGACCGAGCTGGACGTGTGGCAGTACATCGAACGCGAAAAAATCGCGTTGCCAAGCCTCTACTACACCCACAAGCGGGATGTGGTCGAGCGCAAAGGCTTGCTGGTCCCGGTCACCGACCTAACCCCGGCCAAGGAAGGCGAAACCATCGAGAGTCGTGACGTGCGTTTCCGCACGGTAGGCGACATCACCTGCACATGCCCGGTGGAAAGCCTGGCCGCCACCGCTGCCGACATCGTGATCGAAACCCTGCAAGCGGACGTGAGCGAGCGTGGCGCCACCCGCATGGACGACAAGACTTCTGAGGCTTCCATGGAGAAGCGCAAAAAGGACGGATACTTCTGA
- a CDS encoding DnaJ domain-containing protein translates to MKDHYASLGLNSAATLADIKKAFRQKAAQFHPDRNPDPNAALYFREVQEAYDVLSDTDKRQAYDDNRRRGLLDSPIDTARDIWSTYFSRIL, encoded by the coding sequence ATGAAAGACCATTACGCCAGTCTCGGATTGAACAGCGCGGCCACCTTGGCTGACATCAAAAAAGCCTTCCGCCAAAAGGCTGCGCAGTTTCACCCGGACCGCAATCCTGATCCGAACGCTGCGCTGTACTTCCGAGAAGTGCAGGAAGCCTACGATGTGCTGTCGGACACCGACAAGCGTCAGGCCTATGACGACAATCGCAGGCGTGGCCTGCTCGATAGTCCGATCGATACCGCCCGCGACATCTGGTCCACCTATTTCTCCCGCATTCTTTGA
- the fdxA gene encoding ferredoxin FdxA: protein MTHIVTEACIKCKYTDCVDVCPVDCFREGPNFLTIDPDECIDCAVCIPECPANAIYAEEDAPKDQQHMIALNAELARLPGWKSITKRKAPLPDADDWKDKTGKLSHLIR, encoded by the coding sequence ATGACACACATCGTCACCGAAGCCTGTATCAAGTGCAAATACACCGACTGCGTGGACGTGTGCCCCGTGGATTGCTTCCGCGAAGGCCCCAATTTCCTGACGATCGACCCCGATGAGTGCATCGACTGCGCCGTCTGCATTCCTGAGTGCCCAGCCAACGCGATCTACGCTGAAGAAGACGCACCCAAGGACCAGCAGCACATGATTGCCCTGAACGCAGAACTCGCCCGCCTGCCCGGCTGGAAGAGCATCACCAAGCGCAAGGCCCCTCTGCCGGATGCCGACGACTGGAAAGACAAAACCGGCAAGCTGTCGCACTTGATCCGCTGA
- a CDS encoding amidohydrolase family protein, translating into MKIDTHQHYWRYRAEEFPWITDTMPDLQRDCMPVDCEGAMRVAGVDGVVAVQARILVEETDFLLKVADTHPEVLGVVGWADLAAPDLEAHLQRWTAHPAMRGIRHILQDEADVNAWLNNPANSKGLRAVQQAGLVYDLLVFDHQMPGVASFCAKHDGHWLVLDHLGKPAIRDWVTNPEIPSRWLSSMRSLATLPHVVCKLSGLVTETDWKSGNGISQTDNKIMWTCFDHALEVFGPHRLMFGSDWPVCQLAAPYDVVHGLVQKWAKTRLTMAEQEAFWSGNAIRCYGLSVHSEA; encoded by the coding sequence ATGAAGATCGACACGCATCAGCACTATTGGCGTTACCGGGCTGAGGAGTTCCCGTGGATCACCGACACCATGCCGGATTTGCAGAGGGACTGCATGCCTGTTGATTGCGAGGGTGCCATGCGCGTCGCAGGTGTTGATGGTGTGGTCGCAGTGCAAGCACGCATCCTGGTGGAGGAAACCGACTTTTTGCTCAAGGTCGCTGATACCCACCCTGAAGTTTTAGGCGTGGTGGGTTGGGCAGATCTGGCGGCGCCGGATCTTGAGGCGCATTTGCAGCGCTGGACCGCGCACCCTGCGATGCGTGGCATCCGCCACATCCTGCAGGACGAGGCCGACGTCAATGCGTGGCTCAACAATCCGGCAAATTCGAAGGGGTTGCGGGCAGTGCAACAGGCAGGCTTGGTTTATGACCTGCTGGTGTTCGATCATCAGATGCCTGGAGTTGCATCCTTTTGCGCGAAGCACGATGGTCATTGGTTGGTCTTGGACCACCTTGGAAAACCGGCAATCCGGGATTGGGTGACCAACCCTGAAATCCCTTCGCGATGGTTGAGCAGCATGCGGAGTCTCGCCACCCTGCCGCATGTGGTCTGCAAGTTATCTGGGCTCGTCACGGAAACAGATTGGAAGTCCGGCAACGGGATCAGCCAGACCGACAACAAAATCATGTGGACCTGTTTTGACCATGCGCTGGAGGTTTTCGGGCCCCATCGCTTGATGTTCGGTTCTGACTGGCCGGTGTGTCAACTCGCTGCCCCTTATGACGTCGTGCATGGTTTGGTGCAGAAGTGGGCCAAAACCCGGCTCACCATGGCCGAGCAGGAGGCATTCTGGTCAGGTAATGCGATTCGCTGCTACGGATTGAGTGTGCATTCGGAAGCCTGA
- a CDS encoding L-fuconate dehydratase → MTQVTGMRVVDVRFPTSQHLDGSDAMNPDPDYSAAYVVLETDRPGVEGHGLTFTIGRGNEICCAAIEAMRHLVVGLDMDWVAADMGRFWRHITSDSQLRWIGPDKGAIHLATGAVVNAVWDLWAKLQGVPVWELVARMSPEELVKLIDFRYITDCITPEEALALLRERAVGKAERMETLRREGYPCYTTSAGWLGYDDDKLRRLCKEATDAGFNHIKLKVGRDKADDIRRLRIAREVLGPDRHLMIDANQVWEVNQAVEWVRELAFAKPWFIEEPTSPDDIEGHRVIREGVHPVKVATGEMCQNRIIFKQLIMRGAIDVVQIDSCRLGGVNEILAVMLMAAKYNLPVCPHAGGVGLCEYVQHLSMIDYLCIAGTREGRVIEFVDHLHEHFLEPCVIENAAYMPPKAPGFSIEMKAESLLHYTHKLRLATA, encoded by the coding sequence ATGACCCAAGTCACCGGCATGCGCGTCGTGGACGTGCGCTTTCCTACGTCCCAACATTTGGATGGCTCGGATGCGATGAACCCGGATCCGGACTATTCCGCAGCCTACGTGGTCCTTGAAACCGACCGTCCTGGCGTGGAGGGTCACGGCTTGACGTTCACCATCGGGCGCGGCAATGAGATCTGCTGTGCGGCGATCGAGGCCATGCGGCATCTGGTGGTCGGTCTGGACATGGACTGGGTAGCTGCTGATATGGGGCGTTTCTGGCGTCACATCACTTCAGACAGCCAGCTGCGCTGGATCGGCCCGGACAAAGGGGCCATTCACCTGGCAACTGGCGCAGTCGTGAATGCGGTGTGGGACTTGTGGGCCAAGCTCCAAGGTGTGCCGGTGTGGGAACTGGTGGCGCGCATGAGCCCTGAAGAACTGGTGAAGCTGATTGACTTCCGCTACATCACCGACTGCATTACGCCAGAGGAGGCACTGGCCTTGTTGAGGGAGCGTGCGGTGGGGAAAGCAGAGCGCATGGAAACATTGCGACGTGAGGGCTACCCCTGTTACACCACTTCGGCAGGCTGGCTGGGTTATGACGACGACAAGCTGCGCCGCTTGTGCAAAGAGGCTACCGATGCTGGTTTCAACCATATCAAGCTCAAAGTCGGTCGCGACAAGGCGGACGATATCCGTCGTTTGCGCATCGCTCGCGAGGTGCTGGGGCCCGACCGGCATTTGATGATTGACGCCAACCAGGTGTGGGAGGTGAATCAGGCGGTGGAATGGGTACGTGAGCTGGCCTTTGCCAAGCCATGGTTCATTGAAGAGCCCACGAGCCCGGACGACATTGAAGGTCACCGCGTCATCCGTGAAGGGGTACACCCTGTGAAGGTGGCAACCGGCGAGATGTGCCAGAACCGCATCATCTTCAAGCAGCTCATCATGCGAGGTGCCATCGATGTGGTGCAAATTGATTCTTGCCGACTGGGTGGCGTGAATGAAATTTTGGCGGTCATGCTGATGGCGGCCAAATACAACTTGCCGGTGTGCCCGCACGCAGGCGGTGTGGGCTTGTGTGAGTATGTACAGCACCTGTCCATGATCGATTACCTCTGCATTGCCGGCACACGCGAGGGGCGGGTGATCGAGTTTGTGGACCACTTGCACGAGCATTTCCTCGAACCCTGTGTGATCGAAAACGCAGCCTACATGCCACCCAAGGCGCCCGGTTTTTCCATCGAGATGAAGGCGGAGTCACTCCTTCATTACACCCACAAGCTCCGCCTGGCGACAGCATGA
- a CDS encoding sulfate adenylyltransferase subunit 1, whose product MTATNTIAAPAHSTGAGSTNDTSSALRFITCGSVDDGKSTLIGRLLVDSKAVLQDQLANVSKSGEADLALFTDGLSAEREQGITIDVAYRYFATPTRKFIIGDAPGHEQYTRNMVTAASSAHAAVVLVDATKLKWNVDGLVDLLPQTRRHSLLVNLLRVPGIIFAVNKLDALGDDATAAFAKISEALQAFAKQAGIAVTATIPMSALKGHNVVEATPGWCGYQGPSLLALLETLPVTAAETDVPFAFPVQWVEKFHNSADTSQGRRVFWGRVATGTVQVGDTVSIHPSGQTAVVAQVVNHARVPGSVTAGHGAGITLDREVDVSRGDWLLAQVTPAADSDDEFADTPKPRAFAEATREIKATVAWMDDEPLVAGRVYLALHGHRWIKAKVKRIVHSLDINTLQEHDATEIAPNAIGHIELALQEAITAVPYAQSRVLGSLILVDTASHKTSGALLLS is encoded by the coding sequence ATGACTGCTACAAATACGATTGCTGCTCCCGCACATTCCACGGGCGCTGGCAGCACAAATGACACTTCATCCGCCCTGCGTTTCATCACCTGCGGCAGCGTGGACGATGGCAAGAGCACGCTGATCGGCCGCCTGCTGGTCGACAGCAAGGCGGTGCTGCAAGACCAGTTGGCCAACGTCTCCAAGAGCGGCGAGGCTGACCTGGCCCTGTTTACCGACGGCCTCTCCGCTGAGCGCGAGCAAGGCATCACCATCGACGTGGCCTACCGCTACTTCGCCACGCCCACCCGCAAGTTCATCATTGGCGATGCGCCCGGCCACGAGCAGTACACCCGCAACATGGTCACTGCCGCCAGCAGCGCCCACGCTGCCGTAGTGCTGGTGGACGCGACCAAGCTCAAGTGGAATGTGGACGGCTTGGTAGACCTGCTGCCCCAGACCCGCCGCCACAGCCTGCTGGTCAACCTGCTGCGCGTGCCAGGCATCATCTTTGCCGTGAACAAGCTAGACGCCTTGGGCGATGACGCCACGGCCGCCTTCGCCAAGATCAGCGAGGCGCTGCAAGCCTTTGCAAAGCAAGCCGGCATCGCCGTGACAGCCACCATTCCCATGTCCGCCCTCAAAGGCCACAACGTGGTGGAAGCCACGCCCGGCTGGTGCGGCTACCAAGGCCCGAGCCTGTTGGCTTTGCTGGAGACCCTGCCCGTCACCGCCGCTGAGACCGATGTGCCCTTCGCCTTCCCGGTGCAGTGGGTGGAAAAGTTCCACAACTCTGCCGACACTAGCCAAGGCCGTCGCGTGTTCTGGGGCCGTGTGGCGACCGGCACGGTGCAAGTTGGCGACACCGTCAGCATCCACCCTAGTGGCCAGACTGCCGTGGTAGCCCAGGTCGTGAACCACGCCCGCGTGCCTGGCAGCGTCACTGCAGGCCATGGCGCCGGCATCACGCTGGACCGCGAAGTAGATGTGTCCCGTGGCGACTGGCTGTTGGCGCAAGTCACGCCGGCTGCAGACTCGGACGACGAATTTGCCGACACGCCCAAGCCCCGTGCTTTTGCCGAAGCCACCCGCGAAATCAAGGCCACTGTGGCCTGGATGGACGATGAGCCCCTGGTTGCCGGCCGCGTGTACCTGGCTCTGCATGGCCACCGCTGGATCAAGGCCAAGGTCAAGCGCATCGTGCACAGCCTGGATATCAACACCTTGCAAGAGCACGATGCCACCGAGATTGCGCCCAACGCCATCGGCCATATCGAGCTCGCTTTGCAAGAGGCGATTACCGCGGTTCCGTACGCGCAAAGCCGTGTGTTGGGCTCGCTGATTCTGGTGGACACCGCCAGCCACAAGACCTCCGGCGCCCTGCTGCTGAGTTGA
- a CDS encoding fumarylacetoacetate hydrolase family protein translates to MKLVRYGLPGQEKPGVLDAQGRVRDLSGHIADVAGAALLPESLARLRGVNIESLPLVAGTPQKDLRLGACVGNVGKFICIGLNYSDHAAESGMQVPPEPVVFNKWTSAIVGPDDNVEIPRGSVKTDWEVELGVVIGKGGRYIDESDAMSHVAGYCVVNDVSEREYQLDRSGTWDKGKGCDTFGPTGPWLVTADEVPDPQALSMWLEVDGKRYQNGSTSTMVYGVKFLISYLSRFMSLQPGDVISTGTPPGVGMGQKPPVYLRAGQTIHLGIEGLGSQTQITKQA, encoded by the coding sequence GTGAAACTAGTACGCTACGGATTGCCAGGACAGGAAAAGCCCGGTGTATTGGATGCCCAGGGCCGCGTGCGCGACCTCTCCGGGCACATTGCTGATGTGGCTGGTGCCGCGCTCCTGCCTGAGAGCCTGGCGCGTTTGCGTGGCGTGAATATTGAGAGCCTGCCCCTGGTGGCCGGCACTCCGCAGAAAGACTTGCGCCTGGGTGCCTGTGTGGGCAACGTGGGTAAGTTCATCTGCATTGGACTGAACTACTCCGACCACGCGGCCGAGAGCGGCATGCAGGTGCCACCCGAGCCCGTGGTCTTCAACAAATGGACCAGTGCCATTGTGGGTCCCGATGACAACGTCGAAATTCCTCGTGGTTCGGTCAAGACCGACTGGGAAGTGGAGCTCGGCGTGGTCATTGGAAAAGGCGGCCGCTACATTGACGAATCCGATGCAATGTCCCATGTTGCTGGCTATTGCGTAGTGAACGATGTGTCCGAACGCGAATACCAGCTCGACCGCAGCGGCACCTGGGACAAGGGCAAGGGTTGCGATACCTTTGGTCCGACGGGCCCCTGGCTGGTTACCGCAGATGAAGTGCCAGATCCACAGGCTTTGTCCATGTGGCTGGAGGTAGATGGCAAGCGCTATCAAAACGGAAGCACGTCCACCATGGTGTACGGGGTGAAGTTCCTCATCTCGTACCTCAGTCGATTCATGAGCTTGCAGCCCGGCGACGTGATTTCTACAGGTACTCCACCCGGCGTCGGCATGGGTCAGAAACCTCCGGTTTACCTGCGTGCAGGTCAAACCATTCACCTGGGCATCGAAGGCCTGGGAAGCCAAACACAGATAACCAAACAGGCCTGA
- a CDS encoding NAD(P)/FAD-dependent oxidoreductase → MAAPVIEADAVVIGAGPVGLFQVFQLGLHEVQAHVIDALPYAGGQCMELYADKPIYDIPGTPVTTGRGLTQSLLQQIAPFQAQMHFSQLVESVNRLDDGRLCLVTDAGTTFITKALIVAAGVGAFVPRKPAIPALEAFEGRQVHYLHDRALADGSFADSHVVVLGGDESAVVAALEAAQPSGNARGPASVTLIHRRDVFAGEPDTLQLLESARAAGKVRVLAAQVTGCVTASDQLKALQVLTAEGTETSVTADHVLVRLGMSPKMGPIAEWGWTLERKQVPVNTENFQSEIPGIFAVGDINFYPGKRKLILSGFHEATLAAFGAMAFISPEKKVHLQYTTTSPRLHQLLGVGTQEKS, encoded by the coding sequence ATGGCTGCCCCTGTGATTGAAGCCGATGCCGTCGTCATCGGAGCAGGCCCGGTAGGCCTGTTCCAAGTGTTCCAACTGGGCCTGCACGAAGTGCAGGCCCATGTCATTGATGCCCTGCCCTACGCGGGCGGCCAATGTATGGAGCTCTATGCCGACAAGCCGATCTACGACATTCCTGGCACCCCGGTCACCACCGGCCGCGGCCTCACACAAAGTCTGCTCCAGCAGATAGCGCCCTTTCAGGCGCAGATGCATTTCTCCCAGTTGGTGGAGTCCGTCAACCGCCTCGACGATGGCCGCTTATGCCTCGTCACCGACGCCGGCACCACCTTCATCACCAAGGCCCTGATTGTTGCCGCTGGCGTGGGCGCATTTGTTCCGCGCAAACCGGCCATCCCCGCGCTGGAAGCCTTTGAGGGCCGGCAGGTGCACTACCTGCATGACCGAGCGTTAGCGGACGGTAGCTTTGCAGATAGCCATGTCGTCGTGTTGGGTGGTGATGAGTCCGCCGTCGTGGCGGCACTGGAGGCTGCACAGCCCTCAGGAAACGCGCGTGGCCCCGCCAGCGTGACCCTGATTCACCGACGCGATGTATTTGCCGGAGAACCCGACACTCTGCAATTGCTGGAATCAGCCCGCGCAGCAGGGAAAGTTCGGGTGCTCGCTGCCCAAGTCACGGGTTGTGTGACAGCGAGTGATCAGCTCAAAGCATTGCAGGTATTGACCGCCGAGGGAACAGAGACCTCTGTCACAGCCGACCATGTGTTGGTGCGTTTGGGCATGTCACCAAAGATGGGCCCTATTGCCGAATGGGGTTGGACCCTCGAACGCAAGCAGGTTCCGGTCAACACCGAGAACTTCCAAAGCGAGATTCCGGGAATTTTTGCAGTCGGGGACATAAATTTTTATCCCGGAAAGCGAAAATTGATTTTGAGCGGCTTTCATGAGGCTACACTAGCGGCCTTCGGCGCGATGGCCTTTATTTCTCCCGAGAAAAAAGTGCACTTGCAGTACACCACCACGAGCCCGCGTTTGCACCAGCTCCTAGGTGTTGGAACCCAAGAAAAAAGTTAG
- a CDS encoding SDR family oxidoreductase, with amino-acid sequence MDLHLKDKVFIVTGGGSGIGAAISLTLAHEGAIPVVFGKSALSPEFEAQLKASATDYMFFQLELSDEAACGRGVEQVMQRFGRLDGLVNNAGVNDSVGLEAGRDEFVASLERNLIHYYVMAHYCVPHLKASKGAIVNVSSKTALTGQGNTSGYCASKGGQLSLTREWAAALLNDGVRVNALIPAEVMTPLYERWINSFENPADKLAGITAKIPLGQRMTTSEEMARMCVFLLSDASSHTTGQWVFVDGGYTHLDRALS; translated from the coding sequence ATGGACCTGCATCTGAAAGACAAAGTGTTCATCGTGACCGGCGGAGGCAGTGGAATCGGTGCCGCCATATCCCTGACGCTGGCGCATGAAGGCGCGATTCCAGTCGTGTTCGGCAAAAGCGCACTCTCTCCTGAGTTCGAGGCGCAACTCAAGGCAAGCGCGACGGATTACATGTTTTTTCAGCTTGAGTTATCCGATGAGGCTGCCTGTGGCCGGGGCGTAGAACAGGTCATGCAGCGCTTCGGAAGACTGGATGGCTTGGTCAACAACGCGGGCGTCAATGACAGTGTGGGTCTGGAGGCCGGTCGTGACGAATTCGTTGCGTCCCTCGAGCGGAATCTGATTCACTACTACGTGATGGCGCATTACTGTGTTCCGCACCTGAAGGCAAGCAAAGGTGCCATCGTGAATGTGTCATCCAAAACAGCCTTGACTGGGCAAGGCAATACCAGCGGTTACTGTGCTTCCAAGGGGGGGCAACTGTCCTTGACGCGAGAGTGGGCGGCAGCTTTGTTGAACGATGGGGTACGCGTCAATGCGTTGATCCCTGCGGAGGTGATGACTCCCCTCTACGAACGTTGGATCAACAGTTTTGAGAATCCTGCAGACAAGCTGGCCGGTATCACGGCAAAAATTCCTTTGGGTCAACGCATGACCACTTCAGAGGAGATGGCGCGCATGTGCGTGTTCCTGTTGTCGGATGCATCCTCACACACGACCGGGCAATGGGTGTTTGTGGATGGCGGCTATACCCACCTGGACCGGGCATTGTCATGA
- a CDS encoding L-rhamnose mutarotase, whose product MNVNTRYALALDLVDDEAKIAAYEKAHESIWPEVREHLLAQGVLGMEIYRLGTRMFMVMEVDPNVYSEAGMAHASLNNEAIVRWETLMWTFQAPTPWTPEGQKWVPMRRIFQLR is encoded by the coding sequence ATGAATGTGAACACCCGCTACGCCTTGGCTTTGGACTTGGTGGACGATGAAGCCAAGATTGCGGCGTACGAAAAAGCCCATGAATCCATTTGGCCCGAAGTACGCGAGCACTTGTTGGCGCAAGGCGTTCTGGGTATGGAAATCTACCGGCTCGGAACACGCATGTTCATGGTCATGGAAGTTGACCCCAATGTGTATTCAGAGGCTGGAATGGCGCATGCCTCGCTGAACAACGAAGCCATTGTCAGGTGGGAAACGCTGATGTGGACATTCCAGGCGCCTACCCCTTGGACCCCGGAGGGCCAGAAGTGGGTACCCATGCGCCGGATCTTTCAGCTTCGATAG
- a CDS encoding S53 family peptidase yields MLSACGGGSNPADQVASGTVTMQMDVPTLPSAVAEQVATPFSQSEPSPDAEPVFTPMAAGTNTATYTPAQIRAAYSLPDLPASGTAVTAVKAAQMGAGQTIYIVNAYHNPNAIAELAVFNQKFALPTCATKIIAPTAALPLAAASTNACEFSVVYNTAAGGMTATAPAYNSGWATEIALDVQWAHATAPLARIVLIEAPDASLNSLLGAIKLANSMGPGIVSMSFGAAEGSWTASVDSVFTAPKMTYLAATGDSGMAVSWPSVSPNVLAVGGTTLNYNGTGTRSEVSWSGTGGGISAYSATPSYQSNAVPGMGFTSRRVVADVAFNADPATGQYTAVMTPGSSTVNWMSVGGTSLSTPQWAGLIAIANASRAQASKAALGLPHSALYSQLATVPGTYASTFADITRGSHGTCSTCASKVGYDQLTGLGTPNATSLVNSLTGTNASAAPVVPSAAVSGTVGTALSFTVSVNASNPVTWTLSGGPAGMTISNAGVITWPTPLVGTYGPVITAKDTATGLTGQGTYSVTIAAAKAPTLTATSVIGRPGVALSFAATAVSSNPVTYAISGNPAGMSINTAGLVTWASPALGTYSVTVSAKDTKTGLTGTAVYSVKIANAGPVITSAAINGTVGKALSSSINISDATATSFRISISGVPLGMTFSLSGMNVIASWTKPVAGTYSLKVVVTNNNGLSTQATIPVTIK; encoded by the coding sequence ATGCTCAGCGCCTGTGGGGGCGGCTCCAATCCGGCAGATCAGGTGGCGTCAGGCACCGTGACCATGCAAATGGACGTGCCAACCCTGCCCAGCGCTGTTGCAGAGCAGGTCGCAACGCCTTTTTCTCAATCGGAGCCCAGCCCGGACGCAGAGCCTGTTTTCACGCCTATGGCGGCTGGAACGAATACCGCAACCTACACACCTGCGCAGATACGGGCTGCTTACAGCCTTCCCGACCTGCCTGCGAGTGGCACGGCAGTCACAGCAGTCAAGGCTGCACAAATGGGTGCCGGACAGACCATCTACATCGTCAACGCATACCACAACCCTAATGCGATTGCCGAGCTAGCCGTGTTCAACCAAAAATTCGCGCTACCGACATGCGCTACCAAAATCATAGCACCCACCGCAGCATTACCGCTGGCTGCAGCATCAACTAATGCATGTGAATTCTCTGTGGTGTACAACACTGCCGCTGGAGGCATGACTGCGACAGCGCCTGCTTACAACTCCGGCTGGGCGACTGAAATTGCACTCGACGTGCAATGGGCGCATGCCACCGCTCCGCTCGCGCGCATTGTCTTGATCGAAGCGCCGGACGCCTCCCTCAACAGCTTGTTGGGCGCCATCAAGCTGGCCAACTCCATGGGACCCGGGATTGTTTCCATGAGTTTCGGCGCAGCAGAAGGCAGTTGGACAGCGTCGGTGGACTCGGTATTCACCGCACCCAAGATGACCTATCTCGCCGCAACGGGTGACTCCGGTATGGCTGTCTCCTGGCCTTCGGTGTCCCCGAACGTTTTGGCCGTAGGCGGGACGACATTGAACTACAACGGCACAGGCACACGGTCAGAAGTGAGCTGGTCCGGCACCGGAGGCGGCATCAGCGCCTATTCCGCGACGCCCAGCTACCAATCGAATGCCGTCCCGGGCATGGGCTTTACCAGCCGCCGCGTGGTAGCGGATGTGGCCTTCAACGCCGACCCGGCCACTGGCCAATACACCGCCGTGATGACACCCGGCAGCTCCACGGTGAACTGGATGAGCGTGGGGGGCACCAGCCTGTCGACCCCACAATGGGCCGGGCTGATTGCCATTGCCAACGCGAGCCGCGCGCAGGCTTCCAAAGCAGCGCTGGGCCTACCCCACTCTGCCCTCTACAGCCAACTGGCCACAGTACCCGGCACTTACGCGAGTACTTTCGCCGACATTACCCGGGGCAGCCATGGGACCTGCAGCACATGTGCATCGAAGGTGGGATACGACCAGCTTACCGGCCTCGGGACACCCAACGCCACCAGCTTGGTGAACAGCCTTACGGGGACCAACGCCAGCGCCGCGCCTGTCGTACCTTCGGCAGCCGTTAGCGGAACGGTAGGAACTGCGCTTTCTTTCACTGTATCGGTGAATGCATCCAACCCCGTAACCTGGACCCTGAGTGGCGGACCAGCGGGCATGACCATTAGCAATGCGGGTGTTATCACCTGGCCCACGCCATTGGTAGGCACCTACGGCCCGGTCATCACAGCGAAGGACACTGCGACTGGTTTGACCGGCCAAGGCACCTACAGCGTAACGATTGCAGCCGCCAAAGCGCCTACCCTGACAGCAACCAGCGTGATCGGGCGCCCCGGCGTTGCCCTCTCCTTTGCAGCGACTGCCGTGTCCAGCAATCCGGTGACCTACGCCATCAGTGGCAACCCTGCGGGTATGAGCATCAACACCGCAGGCTTGGTGACGTGGGCATCGCCCGCGCTGGGGACTTACTCCGTCACGGTATCAGCCAAAGACACCAAAACCGGACTGACCGGCACAGCCGTCTACTCCGTCAAAATAGCGAATGCAGGTCCGGTCATCACCTCAGCAGCCATCAATGGCACGGTGGGTAAGGCCCTTAGCAGCAGCATCAACATCAGTGACGCGACTGCAACATCCTTCCGGATCTCCATTTCAGGTGTTCCACTGGGCATGACTTTCTCTTTGAGTGGCATGAACGTCATCGCAAGTTGGACCAAGCCTGTTGCCGGGACCTACAGCCTTAAAGTAGTGGTCACCAACAACAACGGTTTGAGCACTCAGGCGACTATTCCTGTCACCATCAAATAA